Below is a genomic region from Jatrophihabitans sp..
CGGCGGCATCGGCGAGGGAGAAGCTCAGCCGGCCGCCGGTGACCGCCGACGCGCGCTCGATCATCTCCGCCGAGGCGTCCAGCCCCCGGACGGTCGCGGCCGGCCAGCGCTGGGCCAGGGTCGCGGTCAGCTCGCCGGAGCCGCAGCCCAGATCCACCACCTGGCCGGGCTGCTCGGCGGCGATCTGGCCGGCCAGGTCGAAGAACGGTCTGCTGCGCTCATCGCTGAACAGCGCGTACTGCGCCGGGTCCCATCGCATCGCGACTCCTCCAGTCCGGAAACTGTCTTGATATCAAGAGACTATCCTTTGATGTCAAGACATCTTGCTAGGCTGACGCGATGGCTGATGAAGTGGACGCGATCGCCGCCGCATGGCTCGCCGAACGCCCAGACCTGGACGTCGCGCCGCTGCACATCCTGAGCCGGATCGGCCGGCTGGCCCAACTGCTCGACGAGCGGCGCGCGCAGGCCTTCGCCGAGCACGGACTGGCCAGTCACGAGTTCGACGTGCTGGCCGCGCTGCGCCGATCCGGCCAGCCCTACGAGCGCACCCCCGGCCAGCTGATCGAGGCCACCCACGTCACCTCGGGAACCATGACGAACCGGCTCGACCGGCTGGCCGAGCGCAACCTGATCACCAGGCGGGGACACCCCGAGGACGGCAGGCAATTGCTGGTCCGGCTAACCGCGCTCGGCAAGCGCCGAGTGGACGCGGCTTTCGAAGAGCTGTTGTCTTCTGAGCGGGCGTTACTGGGTGGGCTGTCCGAGGCCCAGCGCAGATCACTGGCCGGTGGCCTGCGCCGGCTGCTGCACACGCTGGCGGCCGGCTGAGAGCGTCCGCTGCTAGGTGCGCCTCACGACAAGGCTGGGCCGATAGGCTGAGTCCGCCGAGCACGAGTGATGACCAGGAGTGAGCCATCTCAGCCGAACCAGCCGCCGCTGCCGGTGACGCCAACGGCCCGAACCTCGACGCCACGGCGATGGTGTCAGGCTCGGGCGCGATCAGGGGCGTCCTGAGGAACACCGCCTTCCGCCGGCTCTGGTACTGCACCGGGCTGTCCAGCCTCGGTGACTGGCTGGGCCTGCTGGCCACCACCGCGCTGGCCACCCAGCTGGCCACCGGCTACCAGGCCCAGAACTACGCCCTCGGCGGCGTGCTGGTCGTCCGGCTGCTGCCCGCGGCCATCCTCGGCCCGCTCGCCGGCGCCTTCGCC
It encodes:
- a CDS encoding MarR family transcriptional regulator — its product is MADEVDAIAAAWLAERPDLDVAPLHILSRIGRLAQLLDERRAQAFAEHGLASHEFDVLAALRRSGQPYERTPGQLIEATHVTSGTMTNRLDRLAERNLITRRGHPEDGRQLLVRLTALGKRRVDAAFEELLSSERALLGGLSEAQRRSLAGGLRRLLHTLAAG